In the Candidatus Methylomirabilota bacterium genome, GCCCTGGATGAGCTGGCGGCGGGGCGGCTTAAGTACGAAGTCAAACCGCTGGAGGAAGTGACCCAGGCGGAAGCCTTTGCCGAGGCGGTGAAACCGATGTGGTTCCGGGAGATCGCCCCTGGGGGGGTCGTGACTGAAGAGCCGGAAATAGAGGAGGTCCCGGAGCTCGAGGCTGTGGCCCCTGGCGAGGCGGAAGCCGAGGAAGTAAAGGAGGAAGTAAAGGAAGAAGCAGAGGGCCCGGAGCAGGTCGAAGGGGAACTGGTGGGTCTCGACCAGGTGGAGAAGACGGACGACGTCGAGGACGAGACATAGCCGACCATTCCCTCTGGGCCCTGGCCGGTCTGAGCCGCTCGCGGGTGCTCGGGATTTCGAGTGCCCGCGAGCTTGTTTCCCCAGGGATGGCAGAGGCAATGACGATCAGCGGGGTAATCCAGGCCGGGGGGAAGTCGACCCGGATGGGGCGCAACAAAGCGGTCTTGGAAATCGGGGGAAAGCGTCTCATCGACCGATTGGTCGATGGCCTTCAGCAGATCTTCCCAGAAGTCATCATCGTAGCCAATACGCCGGACCTCTACGAAAACCTAGGCGTACGGGTGGTCCCGGACTTGATCCCCGGTAAGGGCTCTCTGGGCGGTATCTATACGGCAACCGCCGTCGCCAGCCACCCGTGGGCTTTTGTCATGGCGTGCGATATGCCTTTCTTCAACCCTGGCCTGATCCGGTACCTTGCCACCCTCACCGAGGGCTGGGACGCGGTCATCCCGTATACGGATGACTGGGAGCCATTGTACGCGTTGTACGCTAAGACTTGTCTCCATCAGATGGAGCGCCTGATTCAATCCGGCAATCTTAAAATCTCCCGGTTCTTTCCCCACGTCCGGGTCCGGCGGGTCGACCGAGAGGAACTGCACCCCCACGATCCCCAAGGGCTCAGCCTGTTCAACGTGAACACGCCGGAGGAGTTTGCCCGGGCCGAGGAGTGGTGGCGTCAGCTCTCGGCGACACGATAGTATGCTCATCCTCACTGCCCGATACGTCCTCCCGGTCAATCAACCCGCAATCCGTGACGGCGCCCTCCTCATTGAAGGGTCCCGCATCCGGGCTGTCGGGCCACGGGCGCTCCTGCTGAAAGACCATCCCGAAGCGACGAGGCGGGACCTGGGCGAGGCGATCCTCCTCCCCGGCCTCGTCAACGTCCACACGCATCTTGAACTCAGCGTCCTTCGGGGACAGGTTCATCCGGGTCATTCTTTCGTGGATTGGGTCCTGATGCTTCTGGAACGGAAGCAGGGCCTCGGTTGGGAGGCGTACGTGATCGCCGTCGAGGAGGGGATCGCTGAATTGATCCGGTCGGGCACCACCTGCGTGGGGGACGTCAGCTCGATTGGGGCGAGCTTTATGGGGCTCAAACGGAGTGGTCTCCGGGGGGTGGTGTACCGGGAGATCATCGGTCTGGACGGTACCCGCGCCGAAGCAATCAGTGAAATGCCCTTTGCGCATATTGAGGCTATGCGGGAGGAGGCCCGGGGGAATCCTCTTGATGTGGGAATATCCCCTCATGCCATCTATAGCGTTTCGCCCCAGCTGTTCCAGCTGTGTCGACAGTTCCAGCAGCGCGCCCGTCTCAAGATGGCGATCCATGCCGCCGAGAGTCCCGCTGAGATCGAGTACCTCCGGTCGGGCACCGGAGAGATTCGAAGGCGTCTCCTACCCGCCACCGGGTGGGGCGAGCTTCCACCGCCGACACTCGGGACGAGTCCAGTGACCTATCTGCACGGCTTGGGGGTGTTAGATCCGGAGTGTCTCCTCATTCATACCGTCCACCTGACGGAGGAGGACCTCGACATCCTGGCCAAGAGCGATGTAAAGGTCGCCCACTGCCCTCGGTCCAATGCGCATCTCGGGGTCGGCCAGGCGCCGCTGAAGGCACTTCTAGATCGTGGAATTCCGACGGGCCTGGGCACCGATTCGCTTGCCAGCAACCAGAGTCTCAGTCTCTGGGATGAGGTCCGTTTTGCTCATCGGGCGCATGGTGGTCTTCTTTCCCCGGAAGAGTGGATCACCATGGCGACCTTGGGGGGGGCGCAGGCCTTAGGTCTCGATCGAGAGATAGGGACCCTGGAACCTGGAAAGCGAGCTGATCTCACAGCCGTGACGCTGGGCAAGGCAGGAGCGGACCCATATGAGTATCTGCTCGACGAGGCCAGTCCAGAAAAGGTGCGGCTGACCATGGTGGACGGCGTTTCGTTGTTCGAGCGGGAGGAAACGTGAGGCGACCTCGGGTCGGAAAGGTCCGCTACATCAATAGCGAGCCGGTCTATTACGGGATCGAAGAGGGGGCTATTGAGGCTGCTTGCGATCTTGTCGAGGGGACGCCGGCGGAACTCAATCGAATGCTCGAGCAGGGAGACCTCGATATCTCGGTGATCTCTTCGGTGGCCTATGCCCAGGCCCCCGAGAGGTATCGACTTCTCCCAGACCTGGCCATCTCCTGTGACGGCGCGGTCGGGAGTGTGCAGTGCCTGAGTCGTTTGCCCCTCAAAGACCTAAATGGAGAAAAGGTTCTCGTCACCCAAGAATCTCTGACCTCTGTCTATCTGCTCCGCCTAATCTTGGAGAGAGGCTACGGGGTGCACCCGGTCTACCTTCGGGGGGACGTGCCCGAGGCTCTTCCCGAAGAGGTGGTCGCTGGTCTCCTCATCGGCGATCCGGCGCTGAGGGCGGGTCATGCACGCAGGTATCCGCACCAACTGGATCTGGGGCAGGGGTGGAAAGAACTCACCGGGCTCCCGTTCGTCTTTGCCCTCTGGGCCGTGCGAGAGGCCTTTTACGAGGTGGATCCTGAAGGGACCCGGGCGCTTCATCGAGCGCTATTGGCTTCCAAGGCATATAGCCTGGGGCGGGCCGAGACACTCAGTGCTGCTCTCCATGCGCGGGTCGGCATTAGCGAAGAGGCCTGCGTGAATTACTTTCGCAAGCAGCTCTCCTTCGATCTCACCCCGAAACACCTCGAGGGATTCGAGCAGTTTCTCAAGATGTCCGAACTGGGGGTGCTCATCCCTCTTCCGGTTCCGTGGCGCTTCTTGGAGAGGGTATAACGATGGTTCGGAGTGCAGGTCGGGCGGAGGCCATTTCCCCTTTCATTGCGATGGAGGTGTTGGAGCGCGCTCAGGAGCTCGAGAGGCAGGGGGAACACATCATCCATCTGGAGCTGGGCGAACCCGACTTTCCCACCCCCGCCTGCGTCCAGGAGGCGGCGCTGAAGGCCCTGCAGGAGGGGCGGACTAAATACACGCACAGTCTCGGGATCTGGGAACTCCGAGAGGCTATAGCCGAACACTACGCCAGCCGATACCGGGTCCAGGTCTCGCCAGAACAGATCCTTGTCACGACCGGGACTTCGCCCGCCATGTGGCTCCTCTTCTCGGCGATCCTGGAGTCCGGGGACGAGGTCATCCTGAGCAATCCCCACTACGCCTGCTATCCCAACTTCATCCGATTTGCTGGCGGCCAGCCAGCCTTTGTCTCAGTCCGAGAGCGAGATGGGTTTCAGCTCGACCCCCGGGCGGTTCGAGAGAAAATCGGCGGGCGGAGTAAGGCCCTGCTGATCAACTCTCCGGCGAACCCTACCGGGGCTGTCCTTCCGGAGGCGGTACTCAAGAGCCTGTCCGATCTCGGTCTGTTGATCGTCTCTGACGAGATTTACCACGGTTTGACGTATGAGGGGGAGGAGCATTCGATTCTGGAGTACACCGATCACGCCGTGGTGTTGAACGGCTTTTCCAAGGCCTACGCCATGACCGGCTGGAGACTGGGATACGCCATTCTGCCCCGAGTGCTGACGCGACCGCTGCAGAAGATGCATCAAAACTTCTTCATTTCTGCCAGCGACTTTGTCCAGCGAGCCGCGATCGCCGCACTGAAAGGGGCCCAGGCCGAGGTGGAAAGGATGCGGCAGATCTATGACGAGCGGCGCCGGTACGTGGTTGAAGCCCTGCGGCGGATCGGTTTCACCATCTCCCGGGAGCCTCAAGGCGCATTTTACGTCCTGGCCGATGCGACCGCGTTCGCCAACGACTCGTATCGGCTCGCCTTTGAGATCTTGGAGCAGGCCAAGGTGGCGGTCACCCCGGGGATCGACTTCGGGAGCGAGGCCGAAGGACATATCCGCTTTTCGTACGCCAATTCGCTCGAAAACATCCGGGAAGCGGTTCGGCGCCTTGAGGTCTATCTCTCCGACCGGAGGGGGGATTGAAGCCCAGGCACGTGGAGGTGTTGATCTTCGATCTGGATGGCACGCTCGCCGACACGCGGGCCGACCTCATGGCAGCGGTCAACAATGCCCTCCAGAGACTTGAAATTCCCCCTCTTTCGATGGAGCAGGTCTGCCAGTACGTCGGGGATGGTGTCCACACCCTCCTCAGCCGGGCACTCGGTCCCCACCATCAGGACATCGTAGAGAGGGGGGTCGCGCTTTTTCGAGAGTATTACGCGGTCCACCTGCTCGATCAGACTCGGCTGTATGCTGGAGTTCGGGAGACGCTCGAACATTTCCAGGGGAAGCGAAAGGCGATCGTGACCAACAAACCCCTGGATTTCACCCTGCGCATCCTTGCGGGGCTCGAGATCGAGTCGCACTTTGAGTTCGTATTGGGCTGGGACAGCACTGTCGAACGGAAACCGCATCCAGAGCCGGCCAGGAAGATCCTCAGCGCCACTGGAGTCCAGGGTCGATTGGCGGCCGTGGTGGGGGATAGCCCCGCGGACATCGAAATGGCAAAACAAGCTGGAATCTATAGCGTCGGGGTGACGTACGGCCTGCGACCGGTCGCGGTTCTCCAAGCGGCGGGACCTGATCTCTTGCTGGATGATCTGCGTGAGCTCCGACACCACCTAGTTTAGCGATGACCGACGACCGATGACCGAGGGAATTTGCAATTTGGAATTTCGAAATTCGAATTTCCGTGAGTTCCAGTCCGACGACTGACAGGCAAGAGCGCGGAGGGGGTCCCTTCCGAGGCAGGCGACATCTGGCTTGCGGCGGCCGGGGTCCCGCCGCCGAAGCGCAGCGCAGGCGGGGGTGGCCCGCATCGACGGACTACAACGTCTAGGCGTGCGTAACGTGGCCTTTGCGCGTGAAGTCCCCCGAGAATCTGGCGCCGCCGAGGAAGGTCCCTCCGCACTCCTGGTGACTCGGACGTTGGACTCCGGACGCTAGACTGTGAACCGTGAACCGATCTAGGAGGACGATGACGCCACCGAAGCGAAAACCCAAAATTCATATCGGCCACCAGGGGACGCTTGGAGACCCGTTTACCAATCTAGCCGATGATGTCCGACAGGGACTGACCAAGACACCCAAAGAACTGTCACCGAAGTACTTCTACGATGCACAAGGTGCAGAGCTCTTCGAGCAAATCTGCGAGCTTCCCGAGTACTACCCGACCCGGACCGAGCGCGCGTTACTCGAACAGATCGCCGATGAGGTCATCGCGTCGTGTCGAGCCACGACCCTGGTCGAATTCGGCTCGGG is a window encoding:
- a CDS encoding molybdenum cofactor guanylyltransferase; the protein is MAEAMTISGVIQAGGKSTRMGRNKAVLEIGGKRLIDRLVDGLQQIFPEVIIVANTPDLYENLGVRVVPDLIPGKGSLGGIYTATAVASHPWAFVMACDMPFFNPGLIRYLATLTEGWDAVIPYTDDWEPLYALYAKTCLHQMERLIQSGNLKISRFFPHVRVRRVDREELHPHDPQGLSLFNVNTPEEFARAEEWWRQLSATR
- a CDS encoding amidohydrolase family protein, with translation MLILTARYVLPVNQPAIRDGALLIEGSRIRAVGPRALLLKDHPEATRRDLGEAILLPGLVNVHTHLELSVLRGQVHPGHSFVDWVLMLLERKQGLGWEAYVIAVEEGIAELIRSGTTCVGDVSSIGASFMGLKRSGLRGVVYREIIGLDGTRAEAISEMPFAHIEAMREEARGNPLDVGISPHAIYSVSPQLFQLCRQFQQRARLKMAIHAAESPAEIEYLRSGTGEIRRRLLPATGWGELPPPTLGTSPVTYLHGLGVLDPECLLIHTVHLTEEDLDILAKSDVKVAHCPRSNAHLGVGQAPLKALLDRGIPTGLGTDSLASNQSLSLWDEVRFAHRAHGGLLSPEEWITMATLGGAQALGLDREIGTLEPGKRADLTAVTLGKAGADPYEYLLDEASPEKVRLTMVDGVSLFEREET
- a CDS encoding menaquinone biosynthesis protein, translating into MRRPRVGKVRYINSEPVYYGIEEGAIEAACDLVEGTPAELNRMLEQGDLDISVISSVAYAQAPERYRLLPDLAISCDGAVGSVQCLSRLPLKDLNGEKVLVTQESLTSVYLLRLILERGYGVHPVYLRGDVPEALPEEVVAGLLIGDPALRAGHARRYPHQLDLGQGWKELTGLPFVFALWAVREAFYEVDPEGTRALHRALLASKAYSLGRAETLSAALHARVGISEEACVNYFRKQLSFDLTPKHLEGFEQFLKMSELGVLIPLPVPWRFLERV
- a CDS encoding pyridoxal phosphate-dependent aminotransferase, whose translation is MVRSAGRAEAISPFIAMEVLERAQELERQGEHIIHLELGEPDFPTPACVQEAALKALQEGRTKYTHSLGIWELREAIAEHYASRYRVQVSPEQILVTTGTSPAMWLLFSAILESGDEVILSNPHYACYPNFIRFAGGQPAFVSVRERDGFQLDPRAVREKIGGRSKALLINSPANPTGAVLPEAVLKSLSDLGLLIVSDEIYHGLTYEGEEHSILEYTDHAVVLNGFSKAYAMTGWRLGYAILPRVLTRPLQKMHQNFFISASDFVQRAAIAALKGAQAEVERMRQIYDERRRYVVEALRRIGFTISREPQGAFYVLADATAFANDSYRLAFEILEQAKVAVTPGIDFGSEAEGHIRFSYANSLENIREAVRRLEVYLSDRRGD
- a CDS encoding HAD-IA family hydrolase; this encodes MKPRHVEVLIFDLDGTLADTRADLMAAVNNALQRLEIPPLSMEQVCQYVGDGVHTLLSRALGPHHQDIVERGVALFREYYAVHLLDQTRLYAGVRETLEHFQGKRKAIVTNKPLDFTLRILAGLEIESHFEFVLGWDSTVERKPHPEPARKILSATGVQGRLAAVVGDSPADIEMAKQAGIYSVGVTYGLRPVAVLQAAGPDLLLDDLRELRHHLV